The following is a genomic window from Bacillus sp. FJAT-52991.
TAATTCCGATAAAGAAGCCATCACGTCTGGTTGAATTGTTGGATATACCCACTTCGTTTGTTCTGCTTTTTTTCCAGCTTGATAAAAGCGGCGAATCGTCTCCGCTCGATAACTGCCACTACCTGTTACACATAGATAAATTTGCACAGCAATCCCTTTGCGAATACGCCGTTGAGAAATACCGGCAAATTTCTTACCCCCAATGCTTAAATCATAGCTTCCTGGGCAATAAGAACCGACCACTTCAAACGCCTCGATCTTCTCTGAATACTCGGCAAACATTTCTCGAATCAAGGCCAACATCGCTTCATAACCGCGATCAATATCAATTCCTTTTTCTGTATCCGGGAAAATCAATGATAAATTAAGCACTCCTTCATCGAGCACGACCGCAAGTCCGCCAGAATTACGGACAATTACTCGATAACCTGCTTCTTTTAACAGTTGAACCCCGTCATTCAAAAAAGGCAACTTCGTATCTTGAATGCCGAGCACAATCGTATTATGATGTACCCAAGCCCTTGCCGTGGCCGGACTCACCCCCGCACCGACAGAGGTACAAAGCGTGTCATCCATCGCAAAGGATTGCAACGCATCGAACATCGGACCTAGACTAGATTGGTCGATCATTCGCCACTCTTTTTGCTTGAGCAACTCTAGCTTTTCATTCATATCCTTAATCCCCTTCTAACCAAAATCAACTAT
Proteins encoded in this region:
- a CDS encoding lipoate--protein ligase family protein; protein product: MNEKLELLKQKEWRMIDQSSLGPMFDALQSFAMDDTLCTSVGAGVSPATARAWVHHNTIVLGIQDTKLPFLNDGVQLLKEAGYRVIVRNSGGLAVVLDEGVLNLSLIFPDTEKGIDIDRGYEAMLALIREMFAEYSEKIEAFEVVGSYCPGSYDLSIGGKKFAGISQRRIRKGIAVQIYLCVTGSGSYRAETIRRFYQAGKKAEQTKWVYPTIQPDVMASLSELFGEELTVSDVMLRFLTALSKYSDRLLTSSLEGEEIDLYQGYLQRVMERNEKVLFE